Proteins from one Porites lutea chromosome 3, jaPorLute2.1, whole genome shotgun sequence genomic window:
- the LOC140930795 gene encoding uncharacterized protein: MCLKTNSLKFLDISNYVAPGFSYDQFLRAYECEQTKGFFPYEWIDSLDKLEETSLPSHEAFYSSLKNQNITEEEYEYCQQVWEENEMSTFQEFLIWYNNLDVVPFLEAVEKMSLFWQERKIDMFKDGISVPGLTLKYLFSHLSPQTYFSLFDQANSDLYHLIKDNNTGGPSIIFHRYHEAGKTKIREAEEGEAAKLCEKIVGYDANALYLWALMQDMPTGSYTRRLADNEFKPKSSVRMAIEWLEWVAHKEGIHIRHQLNNTEKRIGGRKLPVDGFNAQTQTAYQFHGCYWYGHDCALNRGKEFNEKRKKPMAEIREETRANTEYIRSKGYNVVEMYECQWREMKRTNRELQRFIATEVRRTLDQVKIMSPERILSEVRHERLFGCVEVDIRVPDHLKEKFSEMCPIFKNTEISRDDIGEFMKAYAEEHNIMAQPRRSLIGSMKGEKILLATPLLKWYLEHGLEVTKVHQVIDFTPQPCFKPFGDAVSDGRRAGDADPSKAIIADTMKLVGNSGYGKTITNQLKHRNVDYCSDAQASRKVNTHLFRKLENITEDTYEVESCKKSIKLNLPIQVGFFVYQYAKLRMLQFYYDFLDKYLNRSDFQMCEMDTDSAYIAISGDSVESLVKPELKAEFEADKCN, translated from the exons ATGTGTCTCAAGACAAACTCCTTAAAATTTCTGGACATTTCGAACTATGTCGCGCCGGGTTTCAGCTATGACCAGTTTCTAAGAGCGTATGAATGCGAGCAAACCAAAGGTTTCTTCCCTTACGAGTGGATCGACAGCCTGGACAAGCTCGAAGAAACATCTCTGCCCTCGCATGAAGCTTTCTACTCAAGTCTGAAGAACCAAAACATTACAGAAGAAGAATATGAGTACTGCCAGCAAGTAtgggaagaaaatgaaatgtccACCTTTCAAGAGTTCTTGATCTGGTACAATAATTTGGATGTCGTTCCTTTCCTCGAGGCTGTAGAGAAAATGAGTCTGTTCTGGCAGGAGAGAAAGATCGATATGTTTAAAGATGGCATTTCTGTCCCTGGTTTAACCCTCAAGTACCTCTTCTCTCATCTTTCACCTCAAACTTACTTCAGTCTCTTCGATCAAGCGAACAGTGATCTCTACCATCTGATCAAAGACAACAACACGGGCGGCCCAAGTATTATTTTCCACCGATATCATGAAGCCGGCAAAACAAAGATCAGAGAAGCAGAGGAAGGCGAGGCTGCTAAGCTGTGTGAGAAGATCGTGGGGTATGACGCGAACGCTTTGTACCTCTGGGCGCTCATGCAAGATATGCCCACGGGAAGTTATACGAGACGCCTGGCGGACAATGAGTTCAAACCGAAAAGTTCTGTACGCATGGCTATTGAATGGTTGGAATGGGTGGCGCACAAAGAGGGAATTCACATCCGACATCAGTTAAACAATACAGAAAAGCGCATCGGTGGTCGTAAACTGCCTGTAGATGGTTTCAACGCACAGACGCAAACTGCGTACCAGTTTCACGGCTGTTATTGGTACGGTCATGACTGCGCTCTCAACCGAGGGAAAGAGTTTAACGAGAAACGCAAGAAACCTATGGCTGAGATCAGAGAAGAAACGAGAGCCAACACGGAGTATATCCGCAGCAAAGGGTACAACGTGGTGGAAATGTATGAATGTCAGTGGAGAGAAATGAAGAGAACCAACCGAGAACTACAGCGTTTTATTGCCACCGAAGTGAGAAGAACCCTGGATCAAGTCAAGATCATGAGTCCCGAGCGAATATTGAGCGAGGTGCGACATGAGCGTTTGTTCGGGTGCGTGGAAGTAGATATTCGTGTACCAGATCACTTAAAGGAAAAGTTTAGTGAAATGTGCCCGATCTTCAAGAACACAGAAATCAGCCGCGATGATATTGGTGAATTTATGAAAGCGTACGCCGAGGAGCACAACATCATGGCTCAACCCCGTCGCAGTTTGATTGGGAGCATGAAAGGAGAAAAGATCCTGCTGGCCACACCCCTCCTCAAGTGGTACCTGGAACATGGTTTAGAGGTCACGAAAGTGCACCAAGTGATCGATTTCACCCCTCAACCCTGCTTCAAACCGTTCGGGGATGCGGTGTCAGACGGGAGGAGAGCCGGAGATGCGGACCCCAGTAAAGCCATCATTGCAGATACCATGAAattg GTGGGCAATTCAGGCTATGGTAAGACGATCACCAACCAACTGAAACACAGAAACGTGGATTATTGCAGTGACGCTCAGGCCAGCCGAAAAGTGAACACCCACCTTTTCCGGAAACTAGAAAACATCACTGAAGATACTTATGAAGTGGAGTCTTGCAAAAAATCCATTAAATTAAATCTACCCATTCAAGTCGGGTTTTTTGTGTACCAGTATGCCAAACTTCGCATGCTACAGTTTTATTATGATTTCTTAGACAAATATCTAAACCGCTCAGATTTCCAAATGTGTGAAATGGATACGGATTCAGCGTATATTGCCATTTCAGGGGATAGTGTTGAGTCTTTGGTCAAACCAGAATTGAAAGCAGAGTTCGAAGCTGATAAATGTAACTAG